In a genomic window of Shouchella clausii:
- a CDS encoding class I SAM-dependent rRNA methyltransferase produces the protein MKAYEQTVTVSDKVAVRLKRGYPLFHKDDFHLPADVREGMILRVTDGGGRFLARGYYGKQNVGQGWVLSTNKNEPIDARFFKGKIETALNKRAGLFVNEETTAFRVLNGEGDGVGGLTIDYYEGFFVVTWYSKGIYSFRSQVLEALTACTAYKGIYEKKRFASEGQYVEDDDFVCGERGQFPLLVKENGMYFAVYLNDGPMTGIFLDQRHVRKRIRDQYAPGARMLNLFSYTGAFSVAAALGGAANTTSVDLANRSRPKTEEQFLINGIAVEDQHIVVMDAFRYLSYAEKNRLEFDLVVLDPPSFARSKKRTFSAAKDYTLLLEKALSVTAPNGIIVASTNAANVELKRFKQFVEQACTAKNCRYELLEEQRLPEDFATSPAYPQGQYLKVLIIRITGKE, from the coding sequence ATGAAAGCCTACGAGCAAACCGTTACGGTTAGTGATAAAGTAGCTGTTCGATTAAAAAGGGGATACCCCCTTTTCCATAAAGATGATTTTCACTTGCCTGCTGACGTCCGCGAGGGGATGATTCTTCGCGTTACAGATGGTGGCGGCCGTTTTTTGGCGCGTGGCTATTACGGAAAACAGAATGTCGGCCAAGGCTGGGTGCTTTCCACTAACAAAAATGAGCCGATTGACGCCCGTTTTTTTAAGGGGAAAATTGAAACGGCTTTAAACAAAAGGGCTGGGCTTTTTGTCAATGAAGAGACAACCGCATTCCGTGTTTTAAATGGGGAAGGAGACGGAGTCGGCGGACTTACGATTGACTATTATGAAGGGTTTTTTGTAGTAACGTGGTACAGCAAAGGCATTTATTCATTTCGCAGCCAAGTTCTTGAGGCGCTTACTGCGTGTACGGCCTACAAAGGCATCTATGAGAAGAAACGTTTTGCTAGTGAAGGCCAATATGTCGAAGATGACGATTTCGTTTGTGGCGAGCGAGGCCAGTTTCCTTTGCTTGTTAAAGAAAATGGCATGTATTTCGCTGTTTATTTAAATGATGGACCGATGACGGGTATTTTTCTCGACCAGCGCCACGTAAGAAAACGGATTCGTGACCAATACGCGCCTGGAGCACGGATGTTAAACCTTTTTTCCTATACAGGTGCTTTTTCTGTCGCCGCTGCGCTTGGCGGGGCAGCTAACACGACAAGCGTTGACCTTGCCAACAGGAGCCGTCCGAAAACAGAAGAACAATTTTTAATTAATGGCATTGCCGTTGAAGATCAGCATATTGTCGTCATGGACGCATTTCGCTATCTATCCTACGCTGAAAAAAATCGGCTTGAGTTTGATTTGGTAGTCCTTGACCCGCCTAGCTTTGCCCGTTCAAAAAAACGGACATTCAGCGCGGCAAAAGACTACACGCTTTTGTTGGAGAAGGCGCTGTCGGTAACAGCGCCAAACGGTATTATTGTGGCCTCCACCAATGCTGCCAACGTTGAATTGAAGCGTTTTAAACAATTTGTAGAACAGGCATGCACAGCCAAAAACTGCCGCTATGAACTGCTTGAAGAACAGCGGCTTCCAGAGGATTTTGCCACTTCGCCGGCCTATCCTCAAGGACAATATTTAAAAGTGCTCATCATCAGAATAACGGGCAAGGAGTGA
- the map gene encoding type I methionyl aminopeptidase, producing MSIESEHDLIALQKIGRIVAMAREEMLSSVRAGITTAELDRIGERVLDEHGAVSAPYITYGFPGTTCISVNEVAAHGIPGPRVLKEGDVVNIDVSAELGGYYADTGATTVVGSRSPHKEKLCQSSLRALQQGLKKARAGTKISGIGRAIHNEARKDGFTVIRNLAGHGIGRKLHEMPDGILNYYDPRDNRLLTNGLVLAVETFVSDGAEFVDEGADGWGLLLPDNHYAAQFEHTIVITKDKPLILTA from the coding sequence GTGTCCATCGAATCAGAACACGATCTCATCGCTCTACAGAAGATTGGCCGTATTGTGGCAATGGCCCGTGAAGAGATGTTGTCCTCTGTCCGGGCTGGAATTACGACGGCAGAGCTTGACCGCATCGGCGAAAGGGTGCTGGATGAGCATGGAGCTGTCTCCGCGCCTTATATTACCTATGGTTTTCCGGGAACAACTTGTATCTCTGTAAATGAGGTAGCTGCCCATGGCATCCCAGGCCCGCGGGTGCTGAAGGAAGGGGATGTCGTTAATATTGATGTGTCGGCGGAGCTGGGCGGATATTATGCTGACACCGGGGCAACGACAGTGGTAGGATCTCGTTCGCCGCACAAGGAAAAGCTATGTCAGAGCTCGCTTCGTGCGCTGCAGCAGGGCCTTAAGAAGGCCAGGGCGGGTACGAAGATCAGTGGCATCGGACGGGCGATTCACAACGAGGCTCGCAAAGATGGCTTCACTGTAATCCGCAATTTGGCCGGGCACGGCATTGGCCGCAAGTTGCATGAGATGCCAGACGGCATTTTGAATTACTATGATCCACGAGACAACAGGTTGCTCACGAACGGACTGGTGCTCGCAGTGGAAACTTTTGTATCGGACGGAGCGGAATTTGTAGATGAGGGTGCTGACGGTTGGGGGCTGCTGCTGCCGGACAATCACTACGCTGCACAGTTTGAGCACACGATTGTCATTACCAAAGATAAGCCGCTGATTTTAACAGCGTAA
- a CDS encoding DNA topoisomerase III produces the protein MKKKAVLAEKPSVARDIARVLGCNQKGNGYLEGNGYIITWALGHLVTHADPEHYGKQYKTWKLEELPMLPKRLELVVIKQTAKQFHAVKHVLNRQDVGEVVIATDAGREGELVARWILEKAHVKKPVKRLWISSVTDKAIKDGFKQLKDGKRYETLYAAAAARAEADWYVGINGTRALTTKHNAQLSCGRVQTPTLAILADREEAIRKFVPKPYHTISVETKDGVTFRWADRRSKEERIFDEKRANMLQEKLQQSAVVIDSINAKTKRTPPPPLYDLTELQREANKRFGYSAKETLAALQRLYEQHKAITYPRTDSRYLSSDLVETLKERLHAVDVQPFRKMVANAKKQGLANAKRQMVNDAKVSDHHALIPTEQPQSASAMSDKETKLYHLIVRRFLANFFPPSESELTSVEATANGELLRAKGERLVSAGWRGQETGEEDEALARLLPAMSKGDKKAVKFVGMTQGKTSPPPRFNEGTLLAAMEKPAQHMEAKDETIKKTLAQAGGIGTVATRADIIEKLFSSFYIEKKGKDLYITSKGKQLLELVPAELKSPALTAEWEQRLEKIVQGKEQKQAFIAEMKEYAKAVVAQVKADTATFRHDNKTGEKCPECGKFLLEVNGKKGKMRVCQDRECGYRKNIAMTTNARCPKCKKKLELRGEGEGQVFACVCGHREKKAQFEQRRKQNKHKNVSKREVQNYMKKQNKQDQFANSALADQLAKLGLGKGDDS, from the coding sequence ATGAAGAAAAAAGCAGTATTAGCCGAAAAGCCGTCTGTAGCCCGGGACATTGCCAGGGTTCTTGGATGCAATCAAAAAGGAAACGGTTATTTGGAAGGAAACGGCTATATTATCACGTGGGCGCTTGGCCATTTAGTAACACACGCAGATCCTGAGCATTACGGCAAGCAGTATAAAACCTGGAAGCTAGAAGAACTGCCGATGTTGCCAAAACGCCTGGAACTTGTCGTTATCAAACAAACAGCGAAACAGTTCCATGCTGTTAAGCACGTATTAAACCGCCAAGATGTAGGAGAGGTCGTAATTGCGACTGATGCCGGACGCGAAGGGGAGCTCGTCGCCCGCTGGATTTTGGAGAAAGCCCATGTCAAAAAACCTGTAAAACGATTATGGATTTCGTCCGTTACGGATAAAGCCATTAAAGATGGATTTAAACAACTGAAAGACGGCAAACGTTACGAAACGTTATACGCTGCAGCAGCAGCAAGAGCCGAGGCAGATTGGTACGTCGGAATTAACGGAACAAGGGCATTGACGACGAAGCATAACGCCCAGCTGTCCTGCGGCCGTGTGCAGACGCCTACACTTGCCATTCTAGCTGACCGGGAGGAAGCGATCCGCAAGTTTGTGCCAAAACCGTACCACACCATTTCGGTCGAAACGAAAGACGGTGTCACATTCCGCTGGGCGGACAGGCGCTCAAAAGAGGAACGGATTTTTGACGAAAAGCGGGCGAACATGCTGCAAGAGAAGCTGCAGCAGTCTGCCGTTGTCATTGATTCTATCAACGCAAAAACAAAAAGGACGCCTCCACCGCCTCTTTACGACTTAACGGAACTGCAGCGCGAGGCAAACAAGCGCTTTGGCTATTCGGCTAAAGAAACGCTTGCTGCTTTGCAACGTTTGTATGAACAACATAAAGCGATTACGTATCCGCGCACAGATTCGCGCTATCTTTCTTCTGATCTAGTCGAAACGTTGAAAGAACGCCTCCATGCCGTCGATGTCCAGCCTTTCCGCAAAATGGTAGCAAACGCCAAAAAACAAGGGCTTGCTAATGCAAAACGGCAAATGGTCAACGATGCAAAAGTGTCGGACCATCACGCGCTCATTCCAACGGAACAACCTCAGAGCGCAAGCGCAATGAGCGACAAGGAAACAAAGCTGTATCATTTAATTGTACGCCGTTTTCTGGCAAACTTTTTCCCACCAAGTGAATCAGAGTTAACGTCAGTAGAAGCGACGGCAAACGGAGAGCTGCTCCGGGCCAAAGGCGAACGCCTTGTGTCTGCTGGCTGGCGCGGACAGGAAACAGGTGAGGAAGACGAAGCGTTGGCTCGTTTGTTGCCAGCTATGAGCAAAGGCGATAAAAAGGCTGTTAAATTTGTAGGCATGACACAAGGCAAAACTAGCCCACCGCCTCGTTTTAATGAGGGTACGTTATTAGCGGCGATGGAAAAACCTGCCCAGCATATGGAAGCGAAAGATGAGACGATTAAAAAGACGCTTGCACAAGCTGGGGGAATTGGGACAGTAGCGACGCGGGCCGATATTATTGAAAAGCTTTTCTCTAGCTTCTACATTGAAAAGAAAGGCAAAGATTTATATATCACTTCAAAAGGCAAGCAGCTGCTTGAGCTTGTTCCGGCTGAATTGAAGTCGCCGGCACTTACAGCAGAATGGGAGCAACGGCTCGAAAAGATTGTCCAAGGCAAAGAACAAAAACAAGCGTTTATTGCAGAAATGAAGGAATACGCCAAAGCCGTTGTCGCCCAAGTGAAAGCTGACACAGCCACTTTCCGCCATGACAACAAAACAGGGGAAAAATGCCCTGAATGCGGCAAATTCCTCCTCGAAGTAAATGGCAAAAAGGGCAAAATGCGTGTATGCCAAGATCGGGAATGCGGTTATCGAAAAAACATTGCAATGACGACAAATGCACGCTGTCCAAAATGCAAAAAGAAACTTGAACTTCGCGGTGAAGGCGAAGGCCAAGTGTTTGCGTGTGTTTGCGGCCACCGCGAGAAAAAGGCGCAATTTGAACAACGGCGCAAACAAAACAAACATAAAAACGTATCAAAACGAGAAGTGCAGAACTATATGAAGAAGCAAAACAAGCAAGACCAGTTTGCGAATTCAGCGCTTGCCGACCAGCTTGCTAAGCTAGGCCTCGGAAAAGGCGACGACTCGTGA
- a CDS encoding thioredoxin family protein, with protein sequence MKKLLIIGAGVLALFIVLIIIQTVNNNNRVANNDLYDKDDLNAATIDQLNDENYQNIIMPDALAEKLEAGEDAVVYFFSPTCQYCKKATPKLMDVAGEEDIHIDQFNVLEYDDSAYGIEYTPTLIYFEDGKEVNRIVGDHTEDEFRDFLETTKAQ encoded by the coding sequence ATGAAGAAGTTACTGATTATTGGCGCAGGCGTATTAGCGCTGTTCATTGTACTCATCATTATTCAAACCGTTAATAACAACAACCGTGTAGCAAATAACGACCTGTATGATAAAGATGACTTAAACGCGGCAACAATTGACCAGCTGAACGATGAAAATTACCAAAACATTATTATGCCTGATGCATTGGCCGAAAAACTTGAAGCGGGAGAAGATGCAGTTGTTTACTTTTTCTCTCCTACTTGCCAGTATTGCAAGAAAGCAACACCAAAATTAATGGATGTTGCCGGAGAAGAAGACATCCATATTGACCAATTCAATGTGCTAGAGTACGATGATTCCGCTTATGGCATTGAATATACGCCAACGCTTATTTACTTTGAAGACGGCAAGGAAGTCAACCGGATTGTCGGCGACCATACAGAAGATGAGTTTCGTGATTTTCTCGAAACGACAAAAGCGCAGTAG
- a CDS encoding alkaline phosphatase, whose translation MKRSKKLAVAGLVGIVCLGATYTAAFASDSGEVGEGGNQPSSGQAKNVIFLIPDGFSQGYTNNYRLYKEDGEPIWDERNMLRAFVQTHSANAEVTDSAAAGTALATGEKTNNGMIGVTPDGQTLSTILDSAKENGKRTGLVATSTITHATPAAFAVSVESRNSYTEIASQMVANDHIDLMLGGGRTEFVPEDQGGIREDGVDLISEAEEKGFAFVETARQLANWNGEEDRLLGLFAEEALSPAANKRTDEPSLGEMTEKAIEFLSKEDNGFFLMVEGSQIDWAGHANDAYYAMTDTAAFEEAVEAAVDFADENGETLVVMVGDHDTGGMAVHASEEGDPSKLHSVSALGSDMAAEVERNYSNLKEVLETYTDFEWTEEELDQLKESDSLELAINMAISEKAGVAWSSLDHTGIDVPLYAYGAGAERFSGTIDNTEVPKIMKAALGI comes from the coding sequence ATGAAACGTTCAAAGAAATTGGCAGTGGCAGGGCTGGTTGGGATCGTGTGTCTTGGAGCGACCTACACGGCAGCATTTGCATCAGACAGTGGGGAAGTAGGAGAAGGCGGCAATCAGCCTAGCAGTGGACAAGCCAAAAATGTCATCTTTTTAATTCCTGATGGCTTTTCGCAAGGCTATACAAACAATTACCGTTTATACAAGGAAGATGGCGAGCCTATTTGGGACGAACGCAACATGCTGCGCGCCTTCGTGCAAACGCACTCGGCAAATGCAGAAGTGACCGATTCAGCCGCAGCAGGCACTGCTTTAGCAACCGGGGAAAAAACGAATAATGGCATGATCGGCGTAACCCCTGATGGACAAACATTGTCGACAATTCTTGACTCGGCGAAAGAAAACGGCAAGCGCACAGGACTTGTGGCGACATCAACGATTACACACGCGACGCCTGCCGCTTTTGCTGTTAGCGTAGAGTCACGGAACAGCTACACAGAAATCGCCTCGCAAATGGTCGCAAACGATCATATCGATTTAATGCTTGGCGGTGGCCGGACGGAATTTGTGCCTGAAGACCAAGGCGGTATTCGCGAAGATGGCGTTGATTTAATAAGCGAAGCAGAAGAAAAAGGGTTTGCATTTGTAGAGACAGCGCGGCAATTAGCGAACTGGAATGGCGAAGAGGATCGCCTGCTTGGCTTGTTTGCTGAAGAAGCGCTGTCGCCGGCAGCTAATAAACGGACCGACGAGCCTAGTTTAGGGGAAATGACCGAAAAAGCAATTGAGTTCTTATCAAAAGAGGACAATGGGTTTTTCTTAATGGTAGAAGGCAGCCAAATTGACTGGGCTGGACACGCCAATGACGCCTATTACGCCATGACGGATACGGCCGCTTTTGAAGAAGCAGTCGAAGCGGCGGTCGATTTTGCCGATGAAAATGGCGAGACGCTCGTCGTCATGGTCGGTGATCATGATACAGGTGGGATGGCCGTCCATGCCTCGGAGGAGGGAGATCCGTCTAAGCTTCATAGTGTCTCTGCATTGGGCAGCGATATGGCTGCTGAAGTCGAACGGAATTATAGCAACTTAAAAGAAGTGCTTGAAACATACACGGATTTTGAATGGACAGAAGAAGAACTAGATCAACTGAAAGAAAGCGACTCACTGGAATTAGCGATCAATATGGCCATCAGTGAAAAAGCAGGCGTAGCCTGGTCGTCGTTAGATCATACAGGGATTGATGTGCCATTGTACGCTTACGGCGCCGGGGCAGAACGGTTTAGCGGCACGATCGACAACACCGAAGTGCCGAAAATAATGAAAGCAGCACTAGGGATTTAA
- a CDS encoding flotillin family protein has protein sequence MAVEIMIIIGIVLVILAVLVGVFVTRYRTAGPDEALIVTGSYLGGKNVNMDEAGNRIKIVRGGGTFVMPVFQQAKPLSLLSSKLDVQTPEVYTEQGVPVIADGTAIIKIGGSIGEIATAAEQFLGKTRDDREQEAKEVLEGHLRSILGSMTVEEIYKNRERFSQEVQKVASQDLAKMGLVIVSFTIKDLRDTNGYLESLGKPRIAQVKRDADIATAEADKETRIRQANANMEAQRSEIERATEIAEAEKNNQLKVAAYRSEQEQAKAQADQAYHLQEARSKQEVTEQQMQIQIIERQKQIELEEKEIARRERQYDAEVKKKADADRYSVEQAAAAQKSRQFAEADADKYRVEAMAKAEAERIRVDGLAEAEAERARGEAEAEVIRLKGLAEAEAKEKIAEAFEKYGEAAKLSMLIEMLPDYAREVAAPLANIDKITVVDTGAGGQGSGANKVTGYATDLMAGLQESLKASSGIDVKELVENLSKK, from the coding sequence ATGGCAGTAGAAATCATGATTATTATTGGAATTGTCCTTGTTATTCTTGCTGTGCTTGTTGGCGTGTTCGTAACTCGCTACAGAACAGCAGGCCCTGATGAAGCATTGATTGTCACAGGCAGTTACCTTGGCGGCAAAAATGTGAACATGGATGAGGCTGGGAACCGCATTAAAATTGTCAGAGGCGGCGGAACATTCGTCATGCCTGTATTCCAGCAAGCAAAACCACTTTCACTCTTGTCGAGCAAACTCGACGTACAAACACCAGAAGTTTATACCGAACAAGGCGTGCCTGTCATCGCCGACGGTACCGCCATCATTAAAATTGGCGGCTCCATTGGCGAAATTGCGACAGCAGCAGAACAGTTCCTCGGCAAAACTCGGGATGACCGGGAACAAGAAGCAAAAGAAGTACTTGAAGGGCATCTTCGCTCGATTCTAGGTTCGATGACTGTCGAAGAAATTTATAAAAACCGCGAACGGTTTTCACAAGAAGTGCAAAAAGTTGCTTCTCAAGACCTGGCCAAAATGGGACTTGTGATTGTATCATTTACGATTAAAGATTTACGGGATACCAACGGCTACTTAGAATCACTCGGAAAACCGCGCATTGCCCAAGTGAAGCGTGATGCAGACATTGCCACTGCTGAAGCCGATAAAGAAACGCGCATCCGCCAGGCAAACGCCAATATGGAGGCGCAGCGTTCCGAGATTGAACGTGCCACTGAAATTGCTGAGGCAGAAAAGAATAACCAATTGAAAGTAGCTGCGTACCGCAGCGAGCAAGAACAAGCAAAAGCGCAAGCGGACCAAGCCTACCACTTACAAGAAGCCCGTTCAAAACAAGAGGTAACGGAACAGCAAATGCAAATCCAAATCATTGAACGGCAAAAGCAAATCGAGCTTGAAGAAAAAGAAATTGCCCGCCGCGAACGGCAGTATGACGCAGAAGTGAAGAAAAAAGCAGACGCCGACCGTTATTCCGTCGAGCAAGCGGCAGCCGCCCAAAAAAGCAGGCAATTCGCTGAAGCAGACGCCGACAAATACCGTGTCGAAGCAATGGCGAAAGCGGAAGCAGAACGTATCCGCGTAGACGGCCTGGCCGAAGCGGAAGCAGAACGAGCACGTGGGGAAGCCGAAGCAGAAGTCATTCGCCTTAAAGGTCTTGCAGAAGCGGAAGCAAAAGAAAAAATTGCCGAAGCGTTTGAAAAATACGGAGAGGCTGCTAAACTTAGCATGTTAATCGAAATGCTCCCTGATTACGCTCGCGAAGTAGCAGCACCGCTCGCGAACATCGATAAGATTACCGTTGTCGATACCGGCGCAGGCGGCCAAGGGAGCGGCGCTAACAAAGTAACTGGCTACGCAACTGATTTAATGGCTGGCCTCCAAGAATCATTAAAAGCATCTAGCGGCATTGATGTAAAAGAGCTAGTTGAAAACTTATCGAAGAAATAA
- a CDS encoding disulfide formation protein C encodes MKKQVENGLLFAWVTALIAMLGSLYFSEIRQFEPCALCWYQRILMYPLVVLLAIGIIRKDSSAAIYSAVLAGIGFCISAYHYSIQKLPVQEGTVLGCGSVPCTGEYINWLGFITIPFLAGTAFLMIFLTSMYIIRNR; translated from the coding sequence GTGAAAAAACAAGTTGAAAACGGCCTTTTATTCGCATGGGTGACGGCCTTGATCGCAATGCTTGGCTCGCTGTATTTCTCTGAAATTCGCCAGTTTGAACCTTGCGCTCTTTGCTGGTATCAGCGGATTTTAATGTATCCTCTAGTTGTCCTTTTAGCGATTGGCATCATTCGCAAAGACTCAAGTGCCGCGATTTATTCTGCTGTTCTTGCTGGCATTGGCTTCTGCATATCGGCTTACCATTATTCGATTCAAAAACTTCCAGTCCAGGAAGGCACTGTTTTAGGGTGCGGGTCCGTCCCATGTACAGGAGAATATATTAATTGGCTTGGCTTTATAACGATTCCTTTTCTTGCTGGAACTGCCTTCTTGATGATTTTTTTAACAAGCATGTATATCATCCGAAACCGCTAG
- a CDS encoding FAD-dependent oxidoreductase: MSEQQLNLGSVWQKVDFPNFPALQEDIEVDVAIAGGGLTGITTAYLLTEAGKKVAVLDATKIGGGTTGHTTAKITAQHDVIYHELLSHIGKEQTKLYYKAQDEAISWMRNLVNNHNIECDFHDEDHYLYATTHHGEHKLKRELEAYKQLDIPGEWLTSLPISLEIRAALKLRGQARFHPLHYMAYLCQKISEKGGLIYENTVCEKVVQGNDKRPAIQTRGGATVTAKKVVSATHFPFVDGGGLYMTRLRADRSYVIAGTCAKPWPGGMYLSVDQTSRSLRSATINGEEMILVGGEGHKAGQGMNALKHYDAIKQFATKTLEGFTQEEQWSAQDLITLDKVPYIGELSALRPDVLIATGFRKWGMTNSAVAAHVLCDLIVDGNSLYSQLFKPSRFHADPSIRSFLKENADVAKHLIRGKLHQDIEHVEELEAGEGAVIDKDGERVGAYRDKDGTLHLVDTTCTHMGCEVNWNHADNTWDCPCHGSRFSYTGDVIEGPAKKPLGKKE; the protein is encoded by the coding sequence ATGAGTGAACAACAATTAAATTTAGGATCTGTTTGGCAAAAAGTAGATTTCCCTAACTTCCCCGCTTTACAAGAAGATATCGAAGTCGATGTCGCCATTGCCGGTGGCGGTTTGACCGGGATCACGACCGCTTATTTGCTAACAGAAGCAGGCAAAAAGGTCGCCGTACTAGATGCAACTAAAATTGGTGGTGGCACAACTGGTCATACAACTGCAAAGATCACAGCCCAACATGATGTGATTTACCATGAATTATTGAGCCATATCGGCAAAGAGCAAACGAAGCTTTATTACAAAGCGCAAGATGAAGCGATTAGCTGGATGCGCAATCTCGTCAACAATCATAACATTGAGTGTGATTTTCACGACGAAGACCACTATCTTTATGCAACTACTCACCATGGGGAGCATAAACTCAAGCGGGAATTAGAAGCCTACAAACAGCTCGACATTCCAGGGGAGTGGCTTACGTCTCTGCCTATTTCCTTGGAAATTCGCGCTGCCCTTAAATTAAGGGGCCAAGCGCGATTTCACCCACTGCATTATATGGCTTATTTATGCCAAAAAATAAGCGAAAAAGGCGGCCTGATTTACGAAAACACCGTTTGTGAAAAAGTCGTTCAAGGCAATGATAAACGCCCGGCCATTCAAACGAGGGGCGGAGCGACAGTAACGGCTAAAAAAGTCGTCTCGGCAACACACTTCCCATTTGTGGACGGCGGCGGCCTGTACATGACACGTTTGCGGGCAGATCGATCCTACGTCATTGCTGGTACATGCGCAAAACCTTGGCCTGGCGGCATGTATTTAAGCGTAGACCAAACAAGCCGTTCTCTTCGCAGCGCCACAATAAACGGCGAAGAAATGATTTTAGTTGGCGGAGAAGGGCATAAAGCGGGGCAAGGGATGAATGCGCTCAAACATTACGATGCAATCAAACAATTCGCGACCAAAACGTTAGAAGGATTTACACAAGAAGAACAATGGTCGGCACAAGACTTGATTACACTTGACAAAGTCCCTTATATCGGAGAATTGTCCGCCCTCCGACCGGATGTGCTCATTGCTACAGGATTCAGGAAATGGGGCATGACCAATTCGGCTGTGGCAGCACACGTCTTGTGCGATTTAATTGTGGACGGCAACAGCTTATACAGCCAATTATTTAAGCCATCACGGTTCCATGCCGATCCAAGCATCCGTTCCTTTTTAAAAGAAAATGCAGACGTGGCTAAACATTTGATCCGTGGAAAACTACATCAGGATATTGAACATGTTGAGGAACTTGAAGCTGGGGAGGGAGCCGTTATTGACAAAGACGGCGAACGAGTAGGCGCCTACCGCGATAAAGACGGGACACTCCACCTCGTCGATACAACGTGCACCCACATGGGCTGTGAAGTAAATTGGAACCACGCAGACAATACATGGGATTGTCCATGTCATGGCTCACGTTTTTCTTATACAGGCGATGTCATTGAAGGGCCTGCCAAAAAACCACTTGGAAAAAAAGAATAG
- a CDS encoding DEAD/DEAH box helicase: MANFEQFGLDASVVQAVTNIGFTEATPIQQETIELVLAGKDVIGQAQTGTGKTGAFGIPLVNRIDPSNSLVQGLVLAPTRELANQVEQALRQFGRVKGVRTTVVYGGEDFGKQIRSLKQRPHIIVATPGRLLDHMRRKTIRLESIETVVLDEADEMLNMGFIEDIETILAETPQETRQTLLFSATMPKRMESLASKFMKNPTRIAVKAKEVTMENIAQQFIEVHEREKFDVLCRLIDLETPDLSIVFGRTKRRVDELAEALIKRGYRAEGLHGDLNQAKRNSVLRKFKEGLIDVLVATDVAARGLDISGVTHVFNFDLPQDPESYVHRIGRTGRAGRSGIAITLATKPEREHVKLIESVSKRRMTQRPKPTYEEALEGQKQSTLNELRELAAKGEQDSYRVAAKELLQETDAVTALAAALKLLTKEPDQTPVKLTSEAPLRTKKRHGNGGRDGRRHNDRDRRPWGQKRGRDGRRSGHQRKWASSNKAGKRLS; the protein is encoded by the coding sequence TTGGCAAATTTTGAACAATTTGGCTTGGATGCTTCTGTCGTCCAAGCAGTAACGAATATCGGCTTTACGGAAGCCACGCCAATCCAACAAGAGACGATTGAGCTCGTACTCGCAGGCAAAGATGTGATTGGCCAAGCCCAGACAGGCACTGGCAAAACAGGTGCGTTTGGCATTCCATTAGTCAATCGCATAGACCCTAGCAATTCTCTTGTCCAAGGTCTTGTATTGGCGCCAACGAGGGAGCTTGCCAACCAAGTCGAGCAGGCATTGCGTCAATTTGGACGTGTCAAAGGAGTACGCACAACCGTCGTATACGGCGGTGAAGACTTTGGCAAACAAATCCGTTCTTTGAAACAGCGCCCACACATTATTGTTGCTACACCTGGGCGTTTGCTTGACCATATGCGTCGTAAAACAATACGCCTTGAATCGATTGAGACGGTCGTATTGGATGAGGCGGACGAAATGTTGAACATGGGTTTTATCGAGGACATTGAAACGATTTTGGCGGAGACACCTCAAGAAACACGGCAAACATTGCTTTTTTCAGCAACAATGCCAAAGCGGATGGAATCTCTTGCCAGCAAGTTTATGAAAAACCCAACACGGATAGCTGTGAAAGCAAAAGAAGTTACAATGGAAAACATTGCCCAGCAGTTTATTGAAGTCCATGAACGGGAAAAATTTGATGTGCTCTGCCGCCTAATTGATCTAGAGACGCCTGATCTTTCCATTGTGTTCGGACGGACTAAACGGCGCGTCGATGAGCTAGCGGAAGCTCTTATTAAACGAGGTTACCGGGCTGAAGGGTTGCATGGCGATTTAAACCAAGCCAAACGTAACAGCGTCTTGCGCAAATTTAAAGAGGGTTTAATCGATGTCCTCGTTGCTACCGACGTTGCAGCACGTGGCCTTGATATTAGCGGCGTTACACACGTCTTTAACTTTGATTTGCCTCAAGACCCAGAAAGCTACGTCCATCGTATCGGCCGTACTGGACGAGCTGGCCGTTCTGGCATTGCGATTACGCTTGCGACAAAACCAGAGCGTGAGCACGTCAAATTGATTGAAAGTGTCTCGAAAAGACGGATGACTCAGCGGCCGAAGCCGACATATGAGGAAGCGCTTGAAGGTCAAAAACAGTCAACTTTAAACGAACTTCGTGAATTGGCTGCAAAGGGCGAGCAAGACAGCTACCGAGTAGCAGCCAAAGAACTGCTTCAAGAAACAGATGCAGTCACGGCCTTAGCGGCAGCGTTGAAGTTGTTAACGAAAGAACCTGACCAAACGCCAGTGAAACTTACAAGCGAAGCGCCACTGCGTACGAAAAAGCGCCACGGAAATGGGGGCCGTGATGGCCGCCGTCATAATGATCGCGATCGTCGCCCTTGGGGGCAAAAACGGGGCCGCGACGGACGGCGCAGCGGTCATCAACGGAAGTGGGCTTCATCGAACAAAGCAGGCAAGCGCTTATCGTAA